Proteins encoded within one genomic window of Humulus lupulus chromosome 1, drHumLupu1.1, whole genome shotgun sequence:
- the LOC133818301 gene encoding transcription factor RSL2-like, which yields MEPMLGAISAGEWSSFSGIYCSEETDRNEHHFMASDHHFLAGCGVTNDDHLTIGTSSLDDQIPFTIWPGTSYSHCSSVSEIDNSYTGSFPQGMISSSPYSHPVTWLTSNISVEFSEECQNENFFLVDADHSQEWQNQEMSNGTINGEESGGNQLTSAADHFSPHKWECDQMTVPESTMASGIISGNSKKRSSSPAEQEPKSKRNVRSRKSKKQLALMSDNEEDGNNAGTDKGHSNSSLSEEQHSNDSLDEELGERALSLSPKEPTALNLSGKARASRGSATDPQSVYARKRREKINERLKVLQNLVPNGTKVDISTMLEEAVQYVKFLQLQIKLLSSDDLWMYAPLAYNGMDMGMGIGLDHLRLAASRQ from the exons ATGGAGCCTATGTTGGGTGCTATTTCAGCTGGAGAATGGAGCTCCTTCAGTGGGATTTACTGCTCAGAGGAAACTGATCGCAATGAGCATCATTTTATGGCTTCTGATCACCATTTTCTGGCTGGCTGTGGGGTAACAAATGATGATCACCTGACAATTGGAACCTCAAGCTTAGATGATCAGATCCCGTTTACCATTTGGCCTGGCACTTCTTATTCACATTGttcaagtgtttcagaaattgaCAATTCTTACACCGGCAGTTTTCCACAAGGGATGATTAGTAGTAGTCCTTATTCTCATCCAGTTACTTGGCTGACAAGCAATATCTCTGTGGAATTTAGCGAAGAATGCCAAAACGAAAACTTTTTTCTTGTTGATGCTGATCACAGCCAAGAATGGCAGAACCAGGAAATGAGCAATGGCACCATTAATGGGGAAGAATCTGGTGGAAACCAGCTAACATCAGCTGCTGATCATTTTTCCCCACACAAATGGGAATGTGATCAAATGACAGTACCAGAATCAACCATGGCAAGTGGAATTATATCTGGAAATTCTAAGAAAAGGTCTAGCAGTCCAGCTGAACAA GAGCCAAAGAGCAAGAGGAATGTGAGGTCCAGGAAGAGTAAAAAACAACTTGCTCTGATGAGTGACAATGAAGAAGATGGCAATAATGCAGGCACTGATAAAGGACATTCGAACAGCTCCCTCTCAGAGGAACAACACTCAAATGATTCTCTTGATGAAGAGCTAGGAGAAAGAGCTTTAAGCTTGAGTCCAAAAGAACCTACAGCTTTGAACCTTAGTGGGAAAGCAAGAGCTTCAAGAGGGTCTGCAACCGATCCTCAAAGCGTCTATGCCAGG aagagaagagagaaaataaacGAGAGGCTAAAAGTACTACAAAACCTTGTCCCCAATGGAACAAAG GTTGACATTAGCACTATGCTTGAAGAAGCTGTCCAGTATGTGAAGTTCTTGCAGCTTCAAATCAAG CTCTTGAGCTCTGATGATCTATGGATGTATGCTCCCCTAGCATACAATGGAATGGACATGGGCATGGGCATCGGACTTGATCATTTGAGGCTCGCCGCTTCAAGACAATAG
- the LOC133818308 gene encoding uncharacterized protein LOC133818308, whose protein sequence is MDGGRRFEEEWSKSNCDCGFQCGCPRYKRNEVDGCGFIRWVDPPSFPVHGERFKEEIGGFLKMLEEMEDNVKQLQIMAEKREEELGSILKMLRDLKSGVCFCVTY, encoded by the exons ATGGATGGTGGTCGAAGGTTTGAAGAAGAATGGAGTAAATCCAATTGTGATTGTGGGTTTCAGTGT GGCTGCCCAAGATACAAG AGGAATGAGGTTGATGGGTGTGGATTTATCAGATGGGTGGACCCTCCATCATTCCCTGTACATGGTGAAAGGTTTAAGGAGGAAATAGGAGGgtttttgaaaatgttagaggagaTGGAAGATAATGTTAAGCAACTACAGATTATGGctgaaaaaagagaagaagaactTGGTTCAATATTGAAGATGTTAAGAGATTTGAAATCTGGTGTTTGTTtttgtgtt ACTTACTGA